The DNA region TGTTTCTTCTGTCAGCGCAAGTTTAAATCGCAAGTAGGCGTTCAGATGGCTGTCCGCTACATGGTGAATGAGCTGACGAACGGTCCATCCTCCTGGCCGATATGGGGTATCCAGCTGATCATTTGTCAATGGGACAACTGCCTCTTTATACTTTTGAGGAATGAGTGCCAGCT from Desertibacillus haloalkaliphilus includes:
- a CDS encoding YfiT family bacillithiol transferase, producing the protein LALIPQKYKEAVVPLTNDQLDTPYRPGGWTVRQLIHHVADSHLNAYLRFKLALTEETPHIRPYDQEAFASLPDSKASISLSLPLISSLHRRWVTLLREMTEEDFNAAYY